A stretch of DNA from Candidatus Eisenbacteria bacterium:
ACCATGCCGGGCATCTGCTCGATCCTCGTCCGGCGCGAGGCGTTCGCGCAGATCGGCGCCTTCGAAAAGGAATTCCGCGGTCCGTACGAAGACCAGGTGTTCCTGGCGAAGATGTTCCTGCAGGCGCGCATCTTCGTCACGGGCACGTGCTCGGATCGCTACCGCCAGCACGAGGACTCGTGCTGCGCGCGCGCGTTGCGGGACGGCCGCTATCATCCCGCGCTCCCGCACCCCGCCCGGCGGGTCTTCCTGCAGTGGCTGCGCGGCTACCTCGGCCACGAGGGCATCGGGGACGACGCCCTCCTTGCTGCGCTCCGCAAGAACCTCCTGCCGTACGATCACCCGCTGCGCTACGGCTCGCGCATCCGGCTCCGCTACGCGATGCGCCGGGCCCTGCGCATCGGCGTCCGCGTGCTCGAGGCGGTGTTGCCGGGCCCGCTCTTTCGTGCCGTCCGGCGCCGGTGGTCGGGGGGACGCTGGACGCCGCCGGTGGGATTCGTGCGGTTCGGGAGCCTCCGGCGCACGGCGCCGCTCGGCCGCCGCCACGGGGCCGATCGCGGCACGAGCATCGACCGGCACTACGCGGTGCGGTTCTTCGCGCGCCACGCCGACGACGTGCGCGGCGACGTCCTCGAAGTCGGCGACGGCGTCGCGCTGCGCCCCCACGGCATCACGGGGCGCACCGCGATCGCCCTCGACGACACGACGCGCTTTCGCCTGAGCCAGCTTCCCGAGGGGCGCTTCGACGCCGTCGTCGTCGGCCAGGCCCTCGATCGCGTCTACGACGTGCGGCCGTTCGTGAAGGCCCTGTACCGCGTCCTGAAACCCGGCGGGGTGCTGCTCGCGACGCTGCCGGGCGTCGGCAACGTCGGTCCCGGCTCGGCGCACGACACGTACTGGCACTTCACGCCGCTGTCGGCGCAGACGCTGTTCGAGGAGACCTTCCCCGCCTCGAAGCTCGCCATCGAACCTTGCGGCAACGTGCTCGCCGCCGCCGCCGCGTTGTACGGTCTCGCCGCGGAGGAGCTGCGGCCGCGCGAGCTCGAGCACCGCGACGCGACGTTCGCCGTCGTGCTCGGCGTGCGCGCCGTGAAGCCGACGCCCGAATGGAAGGCGACGCTGGTCGGCCGCTGGCAGTACGCGAATCGGGCGCCGTTCCCGTACGGCGACGAGGTCACGTACCAGAAGGGCATGGCCTTCCTCGACGGCCACGGCACGATCGAGGATTGGGGGGCGGGGACGGGGTATGCGCGGCGCTTCGTCACGCGCAGCGCCTATCGCGCCGTCGACGGCAGCCCGAGCCTCGGCATCGACCGCGTCGTCGACCTGCGGACGTATCGCTCGGACGCCGACTGCATCTTCATGCGTCACGTGCTCGAGCACAATCCGGATTGGCGCGCGATCCTCGAGAACGCCGTCCACTCGTTCGGGCGGCGCATGGTCCTGGTCGTGTTCACGCCTTTCGCACCCGAGACGCGCGAGATCGGGACCTGGCGGGGGATCCCCGATCTGGCGCTGCGCAAGGAGGACATCGTGAGGGCCTTCGAAGGACTCGACTGGCGCGAGGAGTCGGTCGACACGAGCACCGAATACCTCCGCGAGCACATCTTCTATCTCCAGCGCCGCAGCGTGGTGCGCAGGATCGCCGGATGACGGGCGTGGTGGCGCCGGATGGTCTGCGGGCGATGGCGCGATCGATCCGCCGCACGGCACGCCGGGCGCGGAGCCGCCTGCGCCGCGCGTCGGTCGTGCTCCTCTATCACCGCGTGGCCGAGGGATTTCCGGACCCCTGGTCACTCTGCGTGAGCCCCGCCAACTTCCGCGAGCAGATGCTGGTGCTGCTCGGACGCGACGTCGTGACGCTCGACACGCTCGCGGGCGACGTCGTCGCCGGCCGCCGCCGCCGCAGCGTGGTCGTCACGTTCGACGACGGGTACGCGGACTTCGAGGCGGCCGCCCTCCCGGTCCTGCACGAGCTCGAGCTGCCCGCGACCCTGTTCGTGACGACCAGCGGGCTCGACGGCGAAGCCGAGTTCTGGTGGGACGAGCTCGAGCGCATCGTGCTGGCGTCGCCGAGCGTTCCGGACACGCTCTTTCTCGAGATCGGCGGCGGGCCGTTCTCGTGGTCGCGCGAGACGGACGGCGATCGTCGCGCGCTCCATCTGGCGCTCCACCGGCGGATCGGGCGGCTCCCCGGACAGGAGCGCCAGCGCACGCTGCGCGAGCTGCGCACATGGGCCGGCGCCGACGCGCGCCCGCGCGCGACGCACCGGCCGCTCTCCTCATCCGAGCTCGCCGCCGTCGCTCGCGACGGGCTCGTTCGCGTCGGCGCGCACACGGTGAGCCACTCGTACCTGGGCGGGCTCGCGAGCGACGAGCAGGCGCGCGAGGTACGCGCGAGCAAGGAGCGACTCGAGGCGATCGTCGGCACGCCCGTCGAGCACTTCTCGTACCCGCACGGCGACCACACGCCCGACACGATCGCGCTCGTGCGTGCGGCGGGCTTCCGCATCGCGTGCGGCAGCGCATGCAAGCCCGTCACCGCCCGCGCCGACGTCTTCGATCTGCCGCGCGTGGAGGTGCCGAACCTGCCGGGCGAGGAGTTCGAGCGCTGGCTCGACGAGTGGGTGCGATGACGGCGACCGGGGGCATGCGCTGGCTCGCGAAGCGGACGCTTCCGGAGGGCACACGCCGATGGTTGCGCGCGCAATGGGAGCGGCGCGAGTACGTGCCCCCCGTGGGGCTCGTGCGTTTCGGAAGCCTGCGGCGCCTCACGCCGATCAGCCGCGAGTACGGCTTCGATCGCGGCCTGCCGATCGATCGCTGGTACATCGAGACGTTCCTCGCCCGGCACGCGACCGACGTGCGCGGTCGGGTGCTCGAGATCAAGGACGACACCTACACGTGCCGCTTCGGCGGCGACCGCGTGACGTCGCGCGACGTGCTGTGCCTCGAGGCCGACGATCCGCGCGCGACCATCGTCGGCGACCTGGTCACGGCCGACCACATCCCGTCGGCGACGTTCGACTGCGCCATCGTCACCCAGACGCTGCAGCTCATCTACGACGTGCGCGGCGCGCTGCGGACGCTGCACCGGATTCTCAAGCCGGGCGGCGTGCTGCTCGCCACCGTGCCGGGCATGAGCCAGACGAGCCCGCACGAGGACTGGGGCGATCGCTGGGCGTGGGGTTTCACGCGCGTGTCGGCGCGCGGCCTCGTCGCCGAGGCGTTCGCGGGCGGGACGCTGGAGGTCGAGGCGTTCGGGAACGTCGTGACGTCGATCGCCTACCTGCACGGGCTCGCGTCGGACGAGCTCACGCGCGAGGAGCTCGAGCACACGGACCCGGAGTATCAGCTCTCGATCGGCGTGCGGGCGCGGAAGGCCGGATAGGGCCTATCGTCCGGAGTCGGGATCCGGAACTTTGTTCGCGAGCGCCTTCAAGCGGGCGCGCGTCGCGGGGCTCAGGGACTTGGCGAAGCCCTCGGGATCGTTCTTCGCGCGCGCGAGCGCCTGGCTCATCTTGTCGGGATCGCCGCCGTACTGCTGGACGAGCTCGTTCATCACCTGCTGCGCGAGATCGTAGAGCTCCTGCGAGCCGCCGATCGCTCCGAGACGCGGATCGACCTGCGGCGTCGCCGCGGGTGCGCCACCCATGAGGCCGTCCGCCCCGCCGTCGCCGGGCGACCCGGCGCGGGCGAGGCACGTGCAGAGGAGGACGCCAAGGACCAGCGTGATCGTCGCGCGGCGGATCGCCATCGTGCGATCACGCGGTGCAAGGCGCACGCCAGGCATCGGGCCCGGCGCTGCAGGGGAGACGCCGCCGCCGGCGACGCGGGAATGCCGCTGCGCCGCGATCGCGGACCGCGTACGCCGGCTCAGGGAGCGGTGACGGCCCAGGTGCCGGAGAACTCGTAGAAGCCGGACGCGGCGGGATTCGCGTAG
This window harbors:
- a CDS encoding methyltransferase domain-containing protein — protein: MTATGGMRWLAKRTLPEGTRRWLRAQWERREYVPPVGLVRFGSLRRLTPISREYGFDRGLPIDRWYIETFLARHATDVRGRVLEIKDDTYTCRFGGDRVTSRDVLCLEADDPRATIVGDLVTADHIPSATFDCAIVTQTLQLIYDVRGALRTLHRILKPGGVLLATVPGMSQTSPHEDWGDRWAWGFTRVSARGLVAEAFAGGTLEVEAFGNVVTSIAYLHGLASDELTREELEHTDPEYQLSIGVRARKAG
- a CDS encoding polysaccharide deacetylase family protein, with product MTGVVAPDGLRAMARSIRRTARRARSRLRRASVVLLYHRVAEGFPDPWSLCVSPANFREQMLVLLGRDVVTLDTLAGDVVAGRRRRSVVVTFDDGYADFEAAALPVLHELELPATLFVTTSGLDGEAEFWWDELERIVLASPSVPDTLFLEIGGGPFSWSRETDGDRRALHLALHRRIGRLPGQERQRTLRELRTWAGADARPRATHRPLSSSELAAVARDGLVRVGAHTVSHSYLGGLASDEQAREVRASKERLEAIVGTPVEHFSYPHGDHTPDTIALVRAAGFRIACGSACKPVTARADVFDLPRVEVPNLPGEEFERWLDEWVR
- a CDS encoding glycosyltransferase, giving the protein MRREPLVTSIIIFLDAERFIDEAIASVFAQTWRNWELLLVDDGSTDRSTAIARRWAERHPDRVRYYEHPGHANLGMSASRNLGVGHARGDYVAFLDADDVWLPHKLAMQVGILELHPDVAMAYGPAEYWYGWTGNADDARRDHYGELGVAPDTIVEPPHLLTLALEQEGGTMPGICSILVRREAFAQIGAFEKEFRGPYEDQVFLAKMFLQARIFVTGTCSDRYRQHEDSCCARALRDGRYHPALPHPARRVFLQWLRGYLGHEGIGDDALLAALRKNLLPYDHPLRYGSRIRLRYAMRRALRIGVRVLEAVLPGPLFRAVRRRWSGGRWTPPVGFVRFGSLRRTAPLGRRHGADRGTSIDRHYAVRFFARHADDVRGDVLEVGDGVALRPHGITGRTAIALDDTTRFRLSQLPEGRFDAVVVGQALDRVYDVRPFVKALYRVLKPGGVLLATLPGVGNVGPGSAHDTYWHFTPLSAQTLFEETFPASKLAIEPCGNVLAAAAALYGLAAEELRPRELEHRDATFAVVLGVRAVKPTPEWKATLVGRWQYANRAPFPYGDEVTYQKGMAFLDGHGTIEDWGAGTGYARRFVTRSAYRAVDGSPSLGIDRVVDLRTYRSDADCIFMRHVLEHNPDWRAILENAVHSFGRRMVLVVFTPFAPETREIGTWRGIPDLALRKEDIVRAFEGLDWREESVDTSTEYLREHIFYLQRRSVVRRIAG